In a genomic window of Chaetodon trifascialis isolate fChaTrf1 chromosome 8, fChaTrf1.hap1, whole genome shotgun sequence:
- the lamtor5 gene encoding ragulator complex protein LAMTOR5: MESTLEQHLDDTMKNPAVVGVLCTDQQGHNLGCRGSLSDEHGGVVSVLAKQAAALTRDPTDSPTVCLESESGNILVRSHGTITVAVHKIAS; encoded by the exons ATGGAGTCGACCCTCGAGCAGCATCTCGATGATAC CATGAAAAATCCAGCAGTGGTCGGTGTGCTGTGCACAGATCAACAAGGACACAACCTGGGCT GCCGCGGCTCCCTGTCTGATGAACACGGCGGTGTTGTGTCAGTTTTGGccaaacaagctgcagctctCACCAGAGACCCAACAGACTCTCCAACTGTGTGCCTGGAGTCTGAGTCAGG AAACATTCTGGTGAGGAGTCATGGGACCATCACTGTAGCAGTTCACAAGATAGCATCATGA